In the genome of Quercus robur chromosome 3, dhQueRobu3.1, whole genome shotgun sequence, one region contains:
- the LOC126718514 gene encoding polygalacturonase-1 non-catalytic subunit beta-like, with protein sequence MALLLLVLFFSYLTVGSASASAGESLSTPKSNLIQYWNKEVRNNNHAIAKPTFLLSKASPLSAVDSARFSELAAENALSSQFLAFCASANLFCFPDSSPNLEELITHTGAFADASGWVQSGIFFRESMLKKGKVLPMPDIKDKMPKRSFLPRSISSKLPFSTSKVSELKKIFHVDDNSTAETMIVKTLSECESAPSPGETKRCVGSAEDMIDFAISVLGRNIVVRSTENFKGSKQNIMIGSVEGINGGKVTQIVSCHQTLFPYLLYHCHSVPKVRVYEVDILDPNSKAKINHGVASCHMHTSDSNPNQAELTIASGPGQIKACHWVVENHLIWTVADLLTS encoded by the exons AtggctcttcttcttctcgtaCTCTTTTTCTCGTATCTCACT GTTGGGTCCGCCTCCGCTTCCGCCGGTGAAAGCTTATCCACCCCAAAATCCAATCTGATTCAGTATTGGAACAAAGAGGTCCGAAACAACAACCACGCCATTGCCAAACCAACCTTTCTCCTATCCAAGGCGTCCCCATTGAGCGCGGTCGACTCTGCTAGATTCTCCGAACTCGCAGCCGAGAATGCTCTCTCCTCTCAGTTCCTAGCGTTCTGCGCCTCCGCCAACCTTTTCTGCTTCCCCGATTCATCCCCGAATCTCGAAGAACTGATAACCCATACCGGTGCTTTCGCCGATGCATCAGGGTGGGTTCAGTCAGGTATTTTCTTTAGGGAATCGATGTTAAAGAAAGGGAAGGTGCTGCCAATGCCAGATATCAAGGATAAAATGCCCAAGAGGTCATTTTTGCCTCGGTCAATTTCATCGAAATTACCGTTTTCGACGTCTAAGGTCTCGGAGTTGAAGAAGATATTTCACGTGGATGATAATTCCACTGCGGAGACTATGATAGTGAAGACGTTGAGTGAGTGCGAGAGTGCTCCGAGCCCGGGCGAGACCAAGCGGTGCGTGGGCTCAGCTGAGGACATGATCGACTTTGCGATCTCGGTCTTGGGCAGAAACATTGTGGTTCGATCAACTGAAAATTTTAAAGGGTCAAAGCAGAATATAATGATTGGATCAGTCGAAGGAATCAACGGTGGCAAAGTCACGCAAATAGTCTCTTGTCATCAAACCTTGTTCCCGTACCTACTTTATCACTGTCATTCGGTACCAAAGGTTCGAGTCTATGAAGTAGATATACTGGATCCAAATTCGAAGGCTAAGATCAATCATGGTGTTGCTAGCTGTCACATGCACACGTCGGATTCGAACCCGAATCAAGCTGAATTGACTATAGCGTCAGGTCCCGGTCAGATCAAGGCTTGCCACTGGGTTGTCGAGAATCACCTGATCTGGACTGTTGCTGACTTGCTCACCAGCTAG